GGTCTTCTGATCTTGTTTCAGCAGACGTGTGATAAACTCTTCTGCTTTTTCTTTAAACTCTGATGGAGGAGAACAGACCACTTCATCCAGCAGTGCAATGCTACTCTAGGTTTGCTTATAATATTTATCACTCACCATAGCAACTTTTTTGTTgagttcttcatcttttctctgTTCTTCGAGTGGCCATcttgaaaattcaattttaagATCGACAGTTTcagaccagtggtagaagctttTGCTTGCCATTTAGAAAGAGTGTTAGTGTTTTTTGGACAGTTTGTTTTAGGGTGAAGGGTTTTTTAAAAATGAAGTGTTGATGTTTTCAAGTAAACTAATCATGATCCTTTATAGTGTGTAAAATGTTTGATGGGGTAAATGAACAGACGTTTCCTAATTATGATAACTTTTTTTGTAGGTTTAAATTTTGTTCTTTGGTTTTCTAGATATTTAATTTTACTTGCTTTCCCATTAAATCATTAAATGTACatgttttttaaatataaatttatacACGTTTTCCCATTAAATCATTAAATGTACatggtttttaaatataaatttttatttaatggTTGCATTTAAATCTGACCTTTGGGCTGTTACAGATTCTATATAATACCATTGATAATTCAAATGTTGTTTCATCATACACAGATTCATTCACTGAAAGCCAAAGATGAACTGTTATTGTTTGCTTTAGTTCTTATAAATACATTAAAATAGAGTCATATTCTAACGACTTCAAGCAACGCTTTATTAAACAAATCGAAGAGCAAGTTTTGGCTGATAGGTCTACTCTTCAAGGGTTGAAGAGGTGTTTTAACGGACTACAACTTGGTCTGCTGACAAGAGACTAGGTTTCGAGAAACCTGAGGGCGATGCCAACTACTTCCGTTCGTGACCTGGGTATTGCGAGTAATATAGAGTGTGGAGATAGAGACCTGGAGTTCATGAGAAAGATCAATGACATACATCGAGAAGTTCAGTGCTCCATGGAGTTGAAGTTAAAGTTTCTTGATTCTTGCTATTAGAGTTTAAGTGTCTGAttagttttcttttttatatgtaattgttACTTTTTAAATACTTTATATGGATGATCGtattatttttatttctttttagaCTTTTAGATTTAACAATGTTTAATCTTTATTTAATTTTCTCCTTTAACAATTCTCGAAGCCAAACAGTTTCAACAAACCCGAGAAACTTTTATCTGAATTTGGATTATGTTAAGATTCTTTGGTAGTTGTATATATTCTAGGGCTAAAGTCGAAAGGTCCATTAGTGGCAGCAGCACTCAATATGCTAGTCTTATAGACTCAAGTTTATATCTTTTAAtatatgttcgtttatttaacaaCATATTTTGATAACAAACGAAGGTGAACACGAAAATAATTTTATAGCCCTGAGATTAGAAAAAGACGTATAACAGGCAAGAAAGTAATTTTATGAAACCATGTTGAGGTAAAATGAGAAAAACAACTGTGTAGTCATTTAAGATGATTTTCGTCCTAATTTACAGCAAAAAGATGACAATAAAAACCCTAATGAAGGCTACCTTCAACCTAAATAATCCTAGAAATCAACCTAAAACAGTCTACAACACCCAAAAGTTAGAGTTTATACTATGTAAGATCGGGGTATTCATATTTTTTTACTCTGTATGAGATTATACTACACAAATATCAGCTCATAATACTCTGCCAAACATAAATGCTTTTTAACCTAGTGAAATTAGCTAATATGAACAATATTATGTAACAGCATGATTAAAAATTTTATACTCTTAAGGTGTGCAATATGTGAATGATAAACTGAACACATAAACAGAGAAATAACATGTaatatgtttttgttttaaaCCTGTATGTATACACACAACCACACACTATATGCTTAACATTAACTAAGATACATATATTCAACCTCTTGCATTGTCAATGTCTCATAAATTGAACTCTAAACATGCTAACTGTCTAATTGAAACATGACCCACTATACACATACAGATTTGTTTGTATACTTGTATGTATACAGTCAATATACTTGTATACTCTAAACATATGTTTTACAATTTTCATGTTTGTAATAAGTGATTGATAAAGTAACACTCTATATAGACACTGATTTGGTTGTATACTTGTATGTATACAGTCAACATACAACTATACACATATATACACCTATGAAATATGAATTCAATCTATTGCATTGTCATGCTCAAATAGCACACTATCTCTCATAATTTGAACTCTAAACATACTAATTGTCTAATCAAAACATAACCTAATAACAAAATTAGGGCAAAAAAAGTAGCTACAACTACAGAATTATAACAAATCCAGATCTGataccttcaatttgatgatatACTCTTCCTCTTTCTCAACAAAAAACGAATTAAACTTCTCAACCTCCTCTTCCAACAACTGCACGAAATCAACTTCTTCCTTCGACAACTCACCACCAGCAGCCACCGGACACTCTTCGTCGGAAATCCGCAACCTCTTCGCCAGACGGTTACCGTCATGGTCCATTTTCTCCACTGGTTTGATGAGTTTCAAGCGTTTTTTGAGGTCTTTGTAGGAGAGAAACTTGTCTCTCCATTCCGGCAACGTTTCCTCGATCTGATTGCTCAAACTCTTGCCGAATTTCATGATAATTTGATCGGAGAATGTGAGATTTTGGTTATGAATGTGAGAAGGAGAAATATTATACGgaagagttttagagagagagagagagttctggaTTGGAAACTTTTGAAATgagtttgagagagagagagagagttagcaTTTTATAGGTCTGTTGTTTAAATTTTGAATCTGGAGCCatgtttaaattttgaatatggagccaaaattttattaattaaaactgATTTAATTGTAATGTTTAATAAAGATTATGACATCAGCATATCCTACATGACATACCTTAGGAGTTGACACATAGGCAAAATTACATCAGCCTTTAATCTccttttatagattatatagatTCACGTAAGGCCTTATCTACAGTCCATACGTACGTCTCATTTGACCACGTGTGATGTTGCTACTGGACCACTTTTTTTTAACACGCCGGAAAAGCTAAAACCCACCCTTTAGCCGTAGCCGTCTATTTATGACCGGAGCATCAGTTGCTGCCGATTTACACCCCTGTATCTGGATGCCATCTATCAAtgataacgggtcaagatgaaAGAACAGAGGGTGAAGGTGATGCTCCGCCGCTCACCGCCGTCGTGAGGTGGCGGCATCTCTCCAACAGTCTACCTATCGGATTATCGGAAGTGTGGATGAAGTCGGACTGAACATAAGCTAAGAATGGAAGGAGAGGAAGTGACCTCCGATAAAGGTCCGTTCTGCCGTCGTCACCGGCAGTGcacactctctctttctctcctgaTTGTAGATGGTGGGATTTCCAAAGGAACTATGGCGATTTCGTTATtgtgtattttttaatttatataatcCTTTACCTAAGATAATAACGTTAATATGCATATTTGCAATTATAacattattattatcattattattattattattattattattattattattattaacgttATCATTTATAAATgatgtttacattgtttaaagaTAAAACAATCATGTTTTTTTTATCGAAtctgtatatatttcatttcaaTAATCAGGGCAAATTatataaggatagcaggtagacgagcaacaaactgcgccgccatcccctTCTGAATAGAAAATTATTAattaatgtatgtatgtatatatatgccAATATACGTTCATATCAAATTATACATATCTGAATTAATCTAGCGCCGTGCACTATACGTTTGATATTATAGTTCAAGTAATAATGTTAATAAAATACTTATCACGTCAAAGATATCATTGGATATTATAGTGTCGGTATCAGTTCATATCACGTATCAAGATGCGCTAATAGATCGTAAAGTTTCAAGTAGTATCAACGTCCATGTCGCATCGCTTGGGTTTGCATCAAGTTTTAATTTTGATACCAGTAACACTATtcgtatttatatattttttgttacCATACCGAATATCGGTATCACAATGGAGTGAAGCTAACAATTTCCCGCGGCAACGCGTGGGATTATAAAACTAGTTATATAAAAAACAGGTAGGCTCGTGTAA
This is a stretch of genomic DNA from Helianthus annuus cultivar XRQ/B chromosome 16, HanXRQr2.0-SUNRISE, whole genome shotgun sequence. It encodes these proteins:
- the LOC110920133 gene encoding SPX domain-containing protein 2-like, with translation MKFGKSLSNQIEETLPEWRDKFLSYKDLKKRLKLIKPVEKMDHDGNRLAKRLRISDEECPVAAGGELSKEEVDFVQLLEEEVEKFNSFFVEKEEEYIIKLKTISMFRVQIMRDSVLFEHDNAID